A genomic stretch from Lathyrus oleraceus cultivar Zhongwan6 chromosome 2, CAAS_Psat_ZW6_1.0, whole genome shotgun sequence includes:
- the LOC127119084 gene encoding uncharacterized protein LOC127119084: MSKTNVRSDHDSKKLNQIFFQKHIKRVYPIGLEKSSSSSSSSSLSSSPSQNSNDSCLVDSLNLAYENVSLPQHLISPHQRKERDVVNTSQQQQNLHATKFGELKRCNWITKNCDKAYIEFHDECWGVPAYDDKKLFELLAMSGLLIDYNWTEILKRKEVLRQVFAGFDPNIVAKMEEKEIMEIASNKELLLADSRVQCIIDNARCITKIMREYGSFSSYIWSYVNHKPVINRLRYSRDVPLRTPKAEAISKDLIKRGFRFMGPVIVYSFMQAAGLTMDHLVDCYRHRECVNLAERPWKHI; this comes from the exons ATGTCTAAAACAAATGTAAGAAGTGACCACGATTCAAAAAAATTGAATCAAATATTTTTCCAAAAACACATCAAAAGAGTCTACCCTATTGGGTTAGAGAAaagttcttcatcttcatcctcgTCTTCATTATCATCGTCACCGTCACAAAATTCAAATGACTCTTGTTTGGTTGATTCGTTGAATTTAGCATATGAAAACGTCTCATTACCGCAGCATTTGATTTCACCACATCAGAGAAAAGAACGTGACGTTGTTAATACTTCACAGCAACAACAAAATCTACATGCAACCAAGTTTGGTGAATTGAAAAGATGCAATTGGATCACAAAGAACTGTG ATAAGGCATACATTGAATTTCATGATGAGTGTTGGGGAGTTCCAGCATATGATGACAA AAAACTGTTCGAGCTGCTTGCAATGTCAGGATTGCTGATAGATTACAACTGGACAGAAATTCTAAAAAGAAAGGAAGTTCTAAG ACAAGTTTTTGCTGGATTTGATCCTAACATTGTTGCCAAAATGGAGGAGAAAGAAATCATGGAGATAGCTTCAAATAAAGAACTTTTATTAGCTGATTCAAGAGTTCAGTGCATAATAGACAATGCCAGATGCATAACAAAG ATTATGAGGGAATATGGATCATTCAGTAGCTATATATGGAGTTATGTGAATCACAAACCAGTGATTAACAGACTAAGATACTCAAGAGATGTTCCATTAAGGACGCCGAAAGCAGAAGCCATAAGCAAGGACTTAATAAAGCGTGGTTTCAGATTTATGGGTCCGGTGATTGTTTACTCTTTTATGCAAGCTGCAGGATTGACAATGGATCATCTTGTTGATTGTTATAGGCACAGAGAATGTGTAAACTTAGCAGAAAGACCTTGGAAACATATTTAA